A window of Flavobacterium psychrophilum genomic DNA:
CCATCATGTAAAACAACATACCGATGTTATTAAAGTTGAAGGTGATGATATTGCCAACTTTGTAAACTGGGATGCCAAGTCGTTTTATTTTTACGATAACAATGGCAACATTGTAGAGTATATAACACGCTATCCGCTTCGTCCGTATGACGAAGAGCCATTCAGTGGAAAATCGTATGTGTCAGTCAGTGAAATTGGTTTTGTAACCAATAGCGTAGTTGAACTTACCGATACTCTTGTACGCGAAGAAGGAATTCCTTTGTTTAAACGTCAGCCGAGAACCGATACCTTTAGTGTTTGCGGTGATGACGAAGGCCTATTTATTATAGCGCTCAAAGGCCGCGACTGGTATCCTACCAACATAAAAGCACAATCATTTCGTACCCGTGTAATATTTATGCAAAACGGAGAACTTGAACATATTGTAAGATAGTTCCCTAAAATTCACTATAACGTTTTTTCTACGCTGTTTTTTCTTTTAAATCTTCAATAATTACGTAAATTGCCACCTTAAAATTGAAGATAATTCATAATGGAACAAGCACAACCTTATATTCCTAAAAATAAAGTTAGAATTGTAACTGCCGCATCGCTTTTTGACGGACATGATGCAGCTATTAATATAATGCGCCGTATCATTCAGGCTACGGGTGTTGAGGTAATTCACCTTGGGCATGACCGTAGTGTGGAAGAAGTAGTAAATACTGCCATTCAGGAAGATGCCAATGCTATTGCAATGACATCATACCAGGGTGGGCACAACGAATATTTTAAATATATGTACGACCTGCTTAAAGAAAAAGGGGCAGGGCACATTAAAATTTTCGGCGGAGGCGGAGGGGTTATCCTTCCGGAGGAAATAAAGGATTTGCATGATTACGGCATTACCCGTATTTACGCTCCCGACGATGGCCGAGAACTTGGGCTTCAGGGGATGATTAATGACCTTGTTGAGAAGTCGGATTATGCTATTGGCGATGTACTTAACGGAGAGATAAATCATCTTGAAGAAAAGAATCCTACTGCTATTGCAAGGGTTATCTCTTCTGCGGAAAACTTCCCGGAGATAGCTAAAGAAACGCTGGACAAGATTCACGAGCAGAATAAAACAACCAACATTCCGGTATTGGGTATAACCGGTACGGGTGGCGCGGGTAAATCATCTTTGGTAGATGAGCTTGTTCGCCGATTCCTTATCGATTTCCCGGAGAAAACTATCGGTCTTATTTCTGTAGACCCTTCAAAACGTAAAACAGGCGGTGCACTTTTAGGCGACCGTATCCGTATGAATGCCATTAATAACCCAAGGGTTTATATGCGTTCATTGGCTACAAGGCAGTCTAACCTTGCACTTTCTAAATATGTTGCAGAAGCGATTCAGGTTATAAAGGCAGCAAAATACGATCTTATTATTCTTGAAACTTCGGGTATCGGGCAGTCCGATACTGAGATCATGGAACACTCAGATGTTTCGCTTTATGTAATGACACCAGAGTTTGGAGCTGCAACCCAGCTGGAGAAAATCGACATGCTTGATTTTGCCGATCTGGTAGCCATTAATAAATTTGACAAACGCGGATCGCTGGATGCGCTTCGTGATGTTAAGAAACAATACCAGCGCAACCACAACCTGTGGGATGCCAACCCCGACGACCTTCCTGTATTTGGTACAATTGCTTCCCAGTTTAACGACCCGGGCATGAATACCCTTTACAAAAAGATAATGGACAGGGTAGAGGAGAAAACCGGTTCAGGCCTTAAATCTACTTTTGAGATTACCCGCGAAATGAGCGAAAAGATATTTGTTATCCCGCCGCACAGAACGCGTTACCTTTCTGAAATTGCAGAAAATAACCGTCAGTATGATGAGGTGGCACTTAGCCAGCAAGAGGTTGCTCAAAAACTATACGGAATATTCAAGACCATAGAATCGGTGGCAGGCGTAAAACTGACGCCTTCTAAATTTGGTATCGAAGAAGAACTGGTTAAAAAAGGAGAAACATCCGAAAATGCAGATTTCTTACGATTGCTTGTGGCTGAGTTCGACCGTGTAAAAATGAACCTTGACCCATATAACTGGGAAATTATCCTAACATGGGACGATAAGGTAAACAAATATAAAAATCCGGTTTATTCATTTAAGGTAAGGGATAAGGAAATAAAAATACAAACACATACCGAATCGTTATCTCATTCGCAGATACCAAAGGTTGCCCTGCCTAAATACCAGGCGTGGGGTGATATTCTTAGATGGTGCCTTCAGGAGAATGTTCCGGGAGAATTTCCATTTACATCGGGATTGTATCCATTTAAGCGTGAAGGCGAAGATCCATCAAGGATGTTTGCAGGAGAGGGCGGACCTGAGCGCACCAACAAACGTTTCCACTATGTAAGCGACGGACTGCCTGCAAAACGTCTTTCTACAGCATTTGACAGTGTTACGCTTTACGGTAACGACCCGGACCTGCGTCCGGATATTTACGGAAAAATTGGTAACGCAGGGGTATCTATCTGCTGCCTTGATGATGCAAAGAAACTTTACTCGGGCTTTAACCTAGCCCATCCGTTAACATCGGTAAGTATGACCATAAACGGACCTGCACCTATGCTGCTTGGTTTCTTTATGAATGCAGCTATAGATCAGCAATGTGAGATTTACATCAGAGAAAACGGACTTGAAAAAGAAGTCGACAAAAAGATAAACGACATATACAAAGCAAAAGGTATAGAGCGTCCGCGTTACAACGGCGATCTTCCAAAAGGCAACGATGGCCTTGGACTTATGCTTCTTGGTGTAACCGGGGATCAGGTGCTTGATGCTGATGTATATCAGGATATAAAAGTACGTACGCTTTCACAGGTACGTGGTACAGTTCAGGCAGACATTCTTAAAGAAGACCAGGCACAAAATACCTGTATTTTCTCTACGGAATTTGCGCTTAGGTTAATGGGAGACGTTCAGGAATATTTTATTACCCGAAACGTAAGGAACTTCTATTCGGTTTCAATTTCAGGTTACCACATTGCCGAAGCAGGTGCCAACCCAATTACACAGTTGGCATTTACACTGGCAAATGGTTTCACTTACGTGGAATATTACCTGAGCCG
This region includes:
- a CDS encoding methylmalonyl-CoA mutase, whose translation is MEQAQPYIPKNKVRIVTAASLFDGHDAAINIMRRIIQATGVEVIHLGHDRSVEEVVNTAIQEDANAIAMTSYQGGHNEYFKYMYDLLKEKGAGHIKIFGGGGGVILPEEIKDLHDYGITRIYAPDDGRELGLQGMINDLVEKSDYAIGDVLNGEINHLEEKNPTAIARVISSAENFPEIAKETLDKIHEQNKTTNIPVLGITGTGGAGKSSLVDELVRRFLIDFPEKTIGLISVDPSKRKTGGALLGDRIRMNAINNPRVYMRSLATRQSNLALSKYVAEAIQVIKAAKYDLIILETSGIGQSDTEIMEHSDVSLYVMTPEFGAATQLEKIDMLDFADLVAINKFDKRGSLDALRDVKKQYQRNHNLWDANPDDLPVFGTIASQFNDPGMNTLYKKIMDRVEEKTGSGLKSTFEITREMSEKIFVIPPHRTRYLSEIAENNRQYDEVALSQQEVAQKLYGIFKTIESVAGVKLTPSKFGIEEELVKKGETSENADFLRLLVAEFDRVKMNLDPYNWEIILTWDDKVNKYKNPVYSFKVRDKEIKIQTHTESLSHSQIPKVALPKYQAWGDILRWCLQENVPGEFPFTSGLYPFKREGEDPSRMFAGEGGPERTNKRFHYVSDGLPAKRLSTAFDSVTLYGNDPDLRPDIYGKIGNAGVSICCLDDAKKLYSGFNLAHPLTSVSMTINGPAPMLLGFFMNAAIDQQCEIYIRENGLEKEVDKKINDIYKAKGIERPRYNGDLPKGNDGLGLMLLGVTGDQVLDADVYQDIKVRTLSQVRGTVQADILKEDQAQNTCIFSTEFALRLMGDVQEYFITRNVRNFYSVSISGYHIAEAGANPITQLAFTLANGFTYVEYYLSRGMNINDFGPNLSFFFSNGIDPEYAVIGRVARKIWAKALKNKYGANERAQMLKYHIQTSGRSLHAQEIDFNDIRTTLQALYAIYDNCNSLHTNAYDEAITTPTEESVRRAMAIQLIINKELGLAKNENPIQGSFIIEELTDLVEEAVLTEFDRITERGGVLGAMETMYQRSKIQEESLYYETLKHTGEFPIIGVNTFLSSKGSPTVVPAEVIRATEEEKQFQIKTLETLQSANAEKVAETLAVIQEAAITNKNIFEELMEASKVCSLGQITAALFEVGGQYRRNM